From a single Rutidosis leptorrhynchoides isolate AG116_Rl617_1_P2 chromosome 5, CSIRO_AGI_Rlap_v1, whole genome shotgun sequence genomic region:
- the LOC139847036 gene encoding threonine synthase, chloroplastic-like, which produces MYGVHFKTPHTRRNQPLIPNLTKKMAASSLLRSSPFLLTPQNPNPRTTITNQNPKFHSIKATISSSDKPTDTAAPAIKHRRPADENIRQEAHRRCSSEHNNFSAKYVPFNADPSCTESYSLDEIVYRSRSGGLLDVQHDMEALKEFDGNYWKSLFDSRIGKTNWPYGSGVWSKKEWVLPEIDSDDIVSAFEGNSNMFWAERYGKQFMGMNDLWVKHCGISHTGSFKDLGMTVLVSQVNRLRKMNRPVVGVGCASTGDTSAALSAYCAAAGIPSIVFLPANKISMAQLVQPIANGAFVLSLDTDFDGCMQLVREVTAELPIYLANSLNSLRLEGQKTAAIEILQQFDWEVPDWVIVPGGNLGNIYAFYKGFHMCKELGLVDRIPRLVCAQAANANPLYLYYKSGWSDFSPVKAQTTFASAIQIGDPVSIDRAVYALKNSDGIVEEATEEELMDAMTQADLTGMFICPHTGVALSALAKLRNKGVIRPTDRTVVVSTAHGLKFTQSKIDYHSKAIPDMACKLANPPVNVKADFGSVMDVLKKYLLSKDSK; this is translated from the coding sequence ATGTACGGAGTACATTTTAAAACACCCCATACTCGCCGCAATCAACCACTGATCCCTAATCTCACCAAAAAAATGGCTGCATCTTCTCTTCTTCGTTCATCCCCTTTTCTCCTCACtccccaaaaccctaaccctaggaCCACCATTACCAATCAAAACCCCAAATTCCATTCAATCAAAGCCACAATCTCATCATCCGACAAACCAACCGACACCGCAGCTCCAGCAATCAAACACCGCCGTCCCGCCGACGAAAACATCCGACAAGAAGCTCACCGCCGTTGTTCCTCCGAACACAACAACTTCTCCGCCAAATACGTCCCCTTCAACGCCGATCCATCCTGTACGGAATCATACTCGTTAGACGAAATCGTGTACCGATCACGATCCGGCGGGTTACTCGATGTTCAGCACGATATGGAAGCGTTAAAAGAGTTCGATGGAAATTATTGGAAATCGTTGTTTGATTCACGAATTGGGAAGACTAATTGGCCGTACGGATCGGGCGTTTGGTCGAAAAAGGAATGGGTGTTACCGGAGATCGATTCAGATGATATCGTATCGGCATTCGAAGGTAATTCTAATATGTTTTGGGCTGAGCGTTATGGTAAACAGTTTATGGGCATGAATGATTTATGGGTTAAACATTGTGGTATTAGTCATACTGGTAGTTTTAAGGACTTAGGTATGACTGTTTTAGTTAGTCAAGTTAACCGATTACGTAAAATGAACCGCCCTGTTGTCGGTGTTGGTTGCGCGTCTACTGGTGATACTTCAGCCGCGTTATCGGCTTACTGTGCAGCTGCTGGTATTCCTAGTATTGTTTTTTTGCCTGCGAATAAGATTTCGATGGCGCAATTGGTTCAACCGATTGCGAATGGTGCGTTTGTGTTGAGTCTTGATACTGATTTCGATGGTTGTATGCAGTTAGTTAGGGAAGTGACTGCTGAATTACCGATTTATTTGGCCAATTCTTTGAATAGTTTGCGGTTAGAAGGACAAAAGACTGCTGCTATCGAGATTTTGCAACAGTTTGATTGGGAGGTACCGGATTGGGTGATTGTTCCAGGTGGAAATTTAGGGAATATTTACGCGTTTTATAAAGGATTTCACATGTGTAAAGAGTTGGGATTAGTTGATAGGATTCCGAGACTTGTGTGTGCTCAAGCTGCGAATGCTAATCCgctttatttatattataaatccGGGTGGTCTGATTTTAGTCCTGTGAAGGCGCAAACGACTTTTGCTTCTGCTATACAGATTGGTGACCCGGTTTCGATCGATCGGGCTGTTTACGCTTTAAAGAACAGCGATGGGATTGTTGAGGAAGCTACTGAGGAAGAATTAATGGATGCAATGACACAAGCGGATTTAACTGGGATGTTTATTTGTCCGCATACTGGTGTTGCGTTATCTGCTTTAGCTAAGTTGAGGAACAAGGGTGTGATTCGGCCTACTGATAGGACTGTTGTGGTGAGTACGGCACATGGGTTGAAGTTTACTCAGTCGAAGATTGATTATCATTCGAAAGCGATCCCGGATATGGCTTGTAAGTTGGCTAATCCGCCGGTTAATGTTAAGGCGGATTTTGGGTCGGTTATGGATGTTCTTAAGAAGTACTTGCTGAGTAAAGATTCAAAGTAG
- the LOC139848269 gene encoding uncharacterized protein has translation MWGFASNAITGNSGLKHNSLRPTHVSSDCSDDEISQTNSGEEGFECPICCESFNIVENVPYVLWCGHTLCKNCVLGLQWAVVKLPTLPIQLPFFISCPWCNLLSFRLVYKGNLKFPKKNYFLLWMVESMNGDRVKSHSSSCGDHVPVSSWSWNHGWTTGQSSRANTRVGPFTYDSDHNHDSRVTHSVTERLHLSLRKSLVFFVHLTAKFPLVFIFLLIVLYAIPASAIILAVYILITILFAVPSFLVLYFAYPSLDWLVREIIN, from the coding sequence ATGTGGGGTTTTGCTTCAAACGCGATTACTGGTAACTCTGGACTAAAGCACAATTCATTACGACCAACTCACGTGTCTTCCGACTGCTCAGATGACGAGATCTCACAAACCAACAGTGGAGAAGAAGGTTTTGAGTGCCCGATTTGTTGTGAATCCTTTAACATTGTAGAAAACGTACCTTATGTGTTATGGTGTGGTCATACTCTCTGTAAGAACTGTGTCCTCGGTCTTCAATGGGCTGTCGTGAAACTACCAACTCTCCCCATTCAACTCCCGTTTTTCATATCGTGCCCTTGGTGCAACTTGTTATCGTTTCGTTTAGTCTACAAAGGAAACCTCAAGTTTCCGAAAAAGAACTACTTTCTTCTTTGGATGGTCGAAAGCATGAATGGTGATCGGGTTAAGTCTCATTCATCTTCTTGTGGAGACCATGTACCCGTGTCTTCTTGGTCATGGAACCATGGTTGGACCACTGGTCAGTCCAGCCGGGCTAATACCCGTGTTGGCCCATTTACCTATGACTCAGACCATAATCATGATTCTCGGGTTACTCATTCTGTTACAGAAAGACTACACTTGTCTCTTCGTAAGTCGCTAGTCTTTTTCGTTCATCTAACAGCTAAGTTTCCGTTGGTCTTTATATTTCTTCTTATTGTGCTATATGCCATACCTGCAAGTGCAATCATATTAGCAGTGTACATACTCATTACGATTCTGTTTGCTGTTCCGTCTTTTCTTGTTTTGTATTTCGCATACCCAAGTCTCGATTGGTTGGTTAGGGAGATCATCAATTAG